ttgttgctgttgttgtagcgaGCGCGCGTCGAGTTGTCGTACCGTATGCATTGACACCTGTGTGTTAACTGAGGCGAGCCAGCTACTAGACAGTCGaaagcagccaagcagccagccagccagctagcaGACAGTCAGCCAgcaagcaagcgagcgagagcCAGTTAGCATATAGAACTCTGCTGACTgccgttacgtatacgcaatgttgtGTTACGCTGTTTTTGATAAGCTAGTTGAAAATTCGCTGCGTTTTTGTTTGCACTGCGCTTCAGACTGGCGCTCGACTGTAGCTCAAAGCTATAGCGCTCAAGCTGAAGCATTATTACATTAGCCAGGGTCAGGTCGAAGTTGTTATATATCTGtgtgtagaaaaaaaaaacaagcataCGTCTAGTATACCCATAGCATTCAGGCCTGTCGTGACAGCTTTTCACtcgaagcaaacaaaataaaatatagaataaatCGAGTGTGAGCAAAGTGTGCAGCGACTAACACACACCCTGCAAAGCATTTAAAGTTCATTAGGTCTATTTAAAGCGAGGCTATTTATAGTCTAAACTTCAGACTCTTTAATTATGCAATGTTGCTCAGTTTTCCAGCTCGGAACTcgttttgtatttctattaaGTCTTGATAGACTAGCAGAGACCCTTTAAAggtgtatttttatttcgatcGTTGATGGATTAATGgatatatcatttttattattaatactcAAATGTTTAATCATATTCATCTCGTTATAGAGCGACTTCTGGCATTGACAGCCACAATATGCTCGCTTTATCTTTACagctttacagggtatacataTTAATATCAGATTTTCCGTCTATATTCggttatttataaatacagcATTGTCATTGTGGGAGGACTTTGAAAAAAAGCACAGCTGCATGGCAAAAACTTTCCGATATCAGCTTCAGTGCTTTATGTAAGTCCAGCGGAAATGCGgcgcattattattatactatatgaTTGATAATATCCGTTTCTAAAGAAACTACTCTACATcgatttagttttaaatatatataataaacttttattttgcgTGACGCGCTGCGAATCGATCGAAccacagacagacaaaaatACAGCAAAGATCAAGTGTGACCACAAAACAAACTGAAGgatattttatactaaatgCGGTCACGTTCGTTATGCTAATTATATCAAAGGTGTGACCACACAGCAAAGTGAAGGACACTTAAAACTAAATACGGTCACGTTTGTTATACTAATTATGATTGATGTATGAAATATGGGcacatttacaacaaaaacaaaaccgaataaaattttgaattgcCTTAAAATGACACAAAGCTgcaaacttatttattaaaatattttctaaaatctAGTTCCCAGCTGACACGACTCGCTTTTTGCTCTGAactatttacagggtattaaatattatgaatGCCAAACACATTTATGAATCCAGCcaattcatttagttttttttttttttgctttattaattgaaatgaataaaatcgAGAGAAACACACGCTGCGCATGGCTGGCAATTAAATTGGAATATCGTCAGACTATTTGTGACTCGTTATTGTTACGATCTGTCGCGCTCTCAATTGCAAGTTGGGGGGCCCCAAATACCGACCGATTGCCGGCGCTATCGCCTTTTATTATCAACtcaacatcatcatcgccaACGTTGAGATTTGGCAATCGTTAAAGTGCGTCGCTATCTAATGAAACAGCGACTCGACTGATAAAGTTCATTacgtttcgttttatttttttttatgggcCCGCCATCGAGATAagcaaaataaagtaaagaagCGTAGCTTATATGTGCCTTTATTACAGGTGTGGCGACGCTTCTCTTGCTCTCTGATTCTCTGGGGGGAGTGCACAAGTCCCAAGTCGACCCAGTGATGAAGTCAAGAGTCGCCCGAGTGGCCTTGTAGCTACTGTTATAATACATAGTAGAAGCATAGTTTTGCTCATCTGCATAACCTGAATAAAAgccaataaaaacaagttctacaaactacaaaaattaaatatgtaagcaacactctctctctctttccgcTCTCTTTGTTCTCTCTCTTGGGTTTATGGTCCACCTCGCTCCATCTCATTCTGTCTTTCTATGTCGTGCCTCGCGCTAGTCTCAGAGCTACGCACTTCGGTCAGCCTCGTGCGTCGTGTGGGCGCTCGACATGCCGTCGTATTGTCTATGCCCCGATTCTCCATGACATCCTTGATGACATCGTCGAGCACCAGATGCATGTTCTTGCGTTCGCagcagcgcaacaacaacttcagaCGCGGCACCTTCGACAGCTGATCGTAGTAGCGCAATATGCGCAACGAGTCGATCTCACGTTCGGCAGTCGCCGCACATTTAGCCACCTTATCCTGGCAGTTGCACAAGAAGCTGACGGCACGATGCTCCGAGTGCGGCAGAATATCAAGTCCGACGCTGACCAAATAGCACGGCTCCAACGTCAGTGTAACGCGCACTGATCTCAGAATCTCAGAGTTACGATCGCAGCTAAGATCTCTTATGCATCTCCCATTACTTACCCACCGTTGATGCTTCGTAGATGGCCGAACGATTCTGTATCCAAATGGAGCGAGAGCTGGCGCTGAGACTCATGTGATCGCCACGCGACGATTCGCGAGCATTGATCGTGGTGCGGGAGCGTAAAGCGATCGTCGAGCGGGAACGACTTGCGATGGAGGAGCGGGAGAGCGGGGCAGCTGGCAGCGGCAGATTGTCATAGATGGAGATGTAGATCTTGTGACTGACATAGGCAACGATGAAGAACAATATGATGAGGATCAACAGAAACACAATGTACGTGAAAAGTGTGGGTAACCAAATGATGGCGTCCAGCAACATTAGAACAGAAGGCTGCTGGGATTTGTTTTCAGAACGAACGAGTTgtgaaaaatgtttcaaatgtCACACAAATTTTGTTCTCTTCCATGTTCCATGTTCCATGTTCCATATTCCATTCGATCTTTGTTTTGCAACATctatgtaaatgtatttattactggtatttgttttttgctcgttttttgtttttttgttagcttttcatttttgttttgttttatatagtacatacgATTTTACAttgataatattatttattttaaattgtattctctctctttctctaacACTTTCTCTTCTTTGTCTCTCATGCGTCACACacgtgtttttcttttttcgggGCGAATTTCTCTTGCCTTGGCTTAATGTACACAATTTCATAGCATTTAGCTTTTGTCGCTATGCACGCTCacgctcactcgctctctttctctctctcgttctcttctTCTAGTCTAACCCGCCGGCGGGTGCACTCAACGCTCTGTGGCGTGGGGGCGTGGCTAGCACACCtcaaacagaaaacaaaaacaaaacgaattcCTAAGCTTGCATGTTTGTGCGTGTCGCAGTATAACACTTTCGCACAAGCGCAATTGTCAAGCATCAAGTTTGCattcttcttttgttttcttttcatgttgttgtttttgttgtattattttacaatttattgtgtgatgttttgtttgtgtgttttgctgttttagttttgttttttttttgtttttgtggcagTTGTTAGAAAAAATGCCAGTTTGGTTATGCGGCGTATATGTATGGTATAACAGAGTATAACAGTTAAATCATTTAGAGGGAGGGCATGTATAACAACACTTGCCAACATAAGCACAAATTCTGTTattaacaaatgcaaaacaaacgcaaagaatacaaataattattcaattacaattaaacaaattgcacacaattttgttttcatttccactctcaatttgtttatatttccgTTTTATGTGCGaactttgttgtttgcttgttggtttttaaaaataatttaactaaatattaaacaatattgttgcagttttttttgctgatgttgctcactttctctctctcttcttcgttctctctctctctctattctTGCTCATCCTTGCATATATAACAGTAAACTCAGCAtgctcgtgtgtgtgtttgtgtgtgtgtgtgtgttatagCTAACTTTACATTCATAtgtattcaattatatttaggttttttgttttttgtagttgttgcttgaGGTTGTTGTAAAAAACATTCAGATCTCCaatgattatttaaatgaaatgtattaattaattgttatacatagtatttgttttttttgttttgttgttttttttttatgttttgtattttttgcttttggcagcATGTTCCGCTtggaaaagaaagaaagtatTCAAAAAGTGTTATACAGTTTCGTTTCAAATTGAAagtgcaacatgttgcaggtgctgtagctgctgctgctgctgcttgtggaACATGCCACAACTCGTACACagaaagaaacacacacattacacaaatacatatgtaactTCAGCACAACATACAGAATTCATATACGTAATTAACAtattggtattggtattggtattggtattgTAAATACGCCCCATTAACTCCCCGTCCCTAAATCCTCCAACAGCCCCCGGCTTCCTCCTGATCATTGA
This is a stretch of genomic DNA from Drosophila albomicans strain 15112-1751.03 chromosome 3, ASM965048v2, whole genome shotgun sequence. It encodes these proteins:
- the LOC117570807 gene encoding uncharacterized protein LOC117570807, with the protein product MLLDAIIWLPTLFTYIVFLLILIILFFIVAYVSHKIYISIYDNLPLPAAPLSRSSIASRSRSTIALRSRTTINARESSRGDHMSLSASSRSIWIQNRSAIYEASTVVRVTLTLEPCYLVSVGLDILPHSEHRAVSFLCNCQDKVAKCAATAEREIDSLRILRYYDQLSKVPRLKLLLRCCERKNMHLVLDDVIKDVMENRGIDNTTACRAPTRRTRLTEVRSSETSARHDIERQNEMERGGP